The following proteins are co-located in the Ketogulonicigenium robustum genome:
- a CDS encoding TIGR02300 family protein, with protein MPKAEWGTKRLCPTTGKRFYDLNANPIVSPYTGLVVNIDTVRGRSIMADAADGAKKLKGFDEDDDLLLDDDVEGDDADLADEVLEDDDEDNVSFDDLGDVAANDDE; from the coding sequence ATGCCCAAAGCTGAATGGGGAACCAAACGCCTGTGCCCGACGACGGGCAAGCGTTTTTATGACCTGAATGCAAATCCTATCGTCAGCCCCTACACGGGGTTGGTTGTGAACATCGATACGGTCCGCGGTCGGTCGATCATGGCCGACGCCGCTGATGGCGCCAAGAAGCTGAAGGGCTTCGACGAGGATGATGATCTGCTGCTGGACGATGATGTCGAGGGCGATGACGCCGATCTGGCCGATGAGGTTCTGGAAGACGACGACGAGGACAATGTCTCGTTCGACGATCTGGGCGACGTCGCCGCCAACGACGACGAATAA